The region TTTTCGCAGGGGACTGTTTTTAACATCATTGCAGACAGGGGCGTTTTGAACGACCATTCTATTTCCTCTGCTAAAGTGGATTGTAAATTTTGCAACAGGTATTTTGCACTTATTCCTGTTCTTATGTCACTGCCCTTATACTGACACTCTACTTTAGCCTGCGAGTCAAAGCCCTCTCCTTTTGCATACAGGATAAGCCCGTCTTTCTCCGAGGCATTTACTTCAACGATTTCATGATTGTCTTTGGCAAATACCTGAATCTGCCGGATAGCATTGATTAGCTCTTTCCTGTTGGCTGTTAGTTTCTTGTCGTTATCAGTCGGGATGATTTTCTCATATGGCGGAAACTCACCTTCAAGCAGACATGAAGTAAGTCCCAGGTTAGTAGAGTAAAAGCCGGCAAGATTGCCGTCAAAGTACATTCTTATCTCATCGCCATCCATCTTGCTTATGTGTCTTGCTACAGAAGCCGGCACAACGAGTTTTTTCTCTATCTTGCTCTCGATCGGGATAGAATAACTTGCAAGCCTGTGACCGTCTGTAGTTGCTAATTTTAGCTTGTCCTTTCCTATGTGGAACGAAATACCGCTTATAATGGAGCCTTCTTCTTTTGAAGAGGCAAAACTTATTGCCTCAAGCCCTGCTTGAAGTCCGTCTCTTGGCAAAGAGAGATAATTCCCGTCCTTCTCATCCCTTTTGTAGAGACACTGCTCAGCAGGATAGTTTCCAGCAGGTATGGTAGAAATGTTATGCTTTATGTTTTTGCAATGCAACCCTATTTTATCATCTCTAATCTCAAAGCTAATCTCTTCGGATGGCAGGAGACTTACAACTTCCTGTAGTTTTCTGCCCGGAATGAGGAGTTCGGCTTTCGTGCCGTTAGAATTGCATCCGACCATTGCAAGAAGCCATGTATTTAAGTCAGTGGCGGTAATCCTTGCCTTGCCATCCTCTATTTTAAGCCTGACGCAGTCAAGAGCAGGGATGGCTGATTTTGCAGGAATAACTCCTGCAACTTTATCAAGGGTATCTTTCAGACCAAGCTGGTGCATAGTAAAGCTCATTGTTTTGCTCCTGAGTATTTTGGATTGGATTTCTTTTGGGAGACAGTGTAAGTAACGTTGGTATGGGGAGACAGACCTTCAGCCCAGTGGATTCTCCATTGTTTGATTTGGATTTTGCCCATATAGTCCCGCAGTATTCCGTCAACTACCTGAGTCATTGGCTTATGGGTGGCTTTGCCAATCCTGTATAACTTGGTTACAAGGTCTTGTTTTATTTTCGGGCTGTACATCGTGAAAGTTAAAAGGAGGAGGAATTCACGGGGATAACATAAAATGACACAAAATGGACAGACCTAATTACTTAGAATCTTTCCCCCGTGAATTCCATTCCTTAACATGATTTGTGATTGCCTGAGGGGTTTGTCCCATGACTTTTGATTCTCTGATGCTTTCTTTACAGTTAAATCGCATTTTTTCTTTGAAGATAAGGAGGAGGAATTCACGGGTAACATAAAATGGACAAAACTAAGATTACTTAGAATTTTTCCCCCGTGAATTCCATTCCTTAATATGATTTGTGAATGCCTGAAGCTCCTGTTTCAGAGCCTTGAGTTCGGTTTTGACTTCCTCTAAGTCATCCCTGATTTCTACTGTTTGCGTGAAAAGGTCTGCGTGAGCCTCAATGTAGCGGTAGAGCTTTTTCTCTACTTTTTCTATCCTGCACATCAGGTTTTCGCAGTTATTGTTTCTCATCGTCGGTGTTTTTGACCTCAAAACACATAAAGAAAGCCCTTTAAAATAGATTGTGCTACTTTAGAGTCGTAAAGATTTTTGAGGAAAATGTGGAAAAATGTCTACAAATATAGATATTTGCAAATAAATTTTTCTTGCATTGATACAAATATTAGAATAAAATTTATTTTTATGAGATTTGTTTCTATCTGTTGAGTTTTGGAAAATTTAGAGAAAAAATATTTGACTTTTTTAGATTAAGAAGTAATCTTTATAAAGTAGCCTTGATAGGCTAATTTGAGGAGGCAAAAATGAAAATCTATTTTATTAGACATACTGAAGCGGATGATGATAGACGAGATAGCTATGGTGGGATTGCTGACGATCCATTAATTGAGTCTGGGAAAAAATATGCAAGAAATGTTGGTCAAGTATTATCAACGAGAAACATTGAGGTAGTATACACGAGTCCATATATAAGGGCTCGGGAAACAGCAGAGCTTATTAATGAAGCACTTAGTGTAGAAGTTGTGGAGATTTATAATTTAAGAGAACGTAATTCCTATGGCGTACTTAGTGGAATTGAGAAAAGCAGAGCAAAAACATTGTTCCCTCCAATTTACATGAGAGTTCAACAAATGAAAGAAAATGACACCAAACCTTCTGAATCTGTCGAAACTTTACCTGGAGCAGAGACATATACAGAAATCCTTTTAAGAGCAAAAGATGCATTTAATCAAATATATAGAGAAAGTAAATTGGCTAATTTTAAACGTGTAGCCGTGGTCACACATGGAGGATTTGCATGGGCATTTTTTAAAGATGTTGTTAAAATTCCTAAACAACTTGAAAAAGGGGAAATTGTTGTGTTGGAGGGAAACGATATAGTTTCCCTAACAATTAACGAAAAAGAGACAGAGGAATTAAGAAAGTAGATAAAAAAATCCATGTCAGATAGAATATCTAACCAAACTCTAAATATTGATTATCAAATTCCCCATATACCAGAAGAATTAATCAATGACATCATCAATCAACGATGTGTGTTGTTTGCAGGAGCAGGTTTATCTGCCAGTGCAGGTTTTCCATTGTGGGGGAAACTAATTTCTTTAATGCTAGAATATTGTAACAATAATAACATTGATGTTACCTATAATAAAGAAAGCATAGACCTTATGGAAAAGAATAAAGAATATGACGAAATTGCCGAATACTTAAGAGAAAAACTAGGGGAATATCATTTTCTAAATTTCATTAAGAAGATATTTGATGTCAAGGTAGAAAAACTCCCAAAAATATACGAAACAATAAAAAATATAGGGTTTTCTCAAATACTAACGACTAATTATGATCATTTATTAGAAAAAGGGTTTCCTGATGCAAAAGTAAACACTATTTTAAACACAAGAGATATGAATGAAATGAACAGAAAAAATGAATTTTATATCTTTAAAATACATGGATCCGTTGAAAACATTAACACTATTGTCTTAGGCAAAGCCGATTACGATGAATTAGTTTACAATACACCCATTTTCATAGATACATTGAATATATTATTCAGAACTAAGACTTTTCTCTTTATAGGTTATAGTCTTACAGACCCTTATCTGTCAACCCTTTTAGGGAAATTAAAGAAAACTTTAAAATTAGGCCCAGTCCATTATCTATTAGTAAATGAAAAAGGACTATTTGACTTAAAAGCAGAGTCCTACAAAAAGCATTTTAATATAATCACTATCCCATATGACACCAAAGATAACCATATAATTTTATATTATTTTCTAAATAATTTATTGCAAGAAGTTAATAAAAAGAAAAAAGAAATAAAAGAAATAAAAGAAATTCCTAGAAAAATAAAGAATGAAACTAAAAAGATAAAAACACCTTATAAATTTTTAAATTACTTTGATATTGAAGATAAAGACATTTTTTATGGAAGAGAGGCTGAAGTAACTGAATTTCTTCCCAAAATAGAGAATAGTCGATTGTCTTTGCTCTTTGGTAAATCAGGAGTAGGAAAAACATCTTTTCTGCTCGCAGGAGTATTCCCTAAACTACATTTAAATAATTATTTCCCAGTTTATGTCAGATGTTCTGAAAATCCAACAAAATCAATCAAAGAAAGTATTTGGCTTAAAATTGAAAAAGAAATTCAAGAATCAATTACGTATGAAAAATATAAAAATTATGGATTAATTGAAATGATTATTGAGGTTAATAAACTAATAGGAAAACCTTTAATTATTGCGATTGATCAATTCGAAGAATTTTTTATAACCTTGGGTTCAAAAACAAGAAAAGATTTCATAGACACTCTTAGAATATTGTTTTATGAATTTTCAATTAATGTTAAAATTATCCTCTCATTTCGAGAGGATTTCTTTGTGGAATTTAATGATATAGGTGAAGAAATTCCTGATATTTTTAATTACAGATTCCGTTTAAAAGAATTATCAAAGGAACATGCAAAGGATGCTATTATTAAGCCATTAGAAATATTAGAGTTATCAATACAAAAAGATTTGCTCGAAATAATCATTGATGATTTAGCAATAAATAATATGATTGAATCGCCTCAATTACAAATTGTATGTTATACTCTTTATAACAAATTAAATGAAAATCAAAAAGTGATACGGACTAATGATTACATTGCGTTAGGCGGAGCAAAGGGCATTTTAACAGATTATGTGGATTTTGCATTAGAACCTTTCTCCTTTAAATTTCAAATAATAGCTAAAGAAATAATGAAATCAATGGTTTCAGCAAAACAGACAAAGATACCATTAAAAAAATCGGAGATAGAAAACATAAAGTATGAAGGGATGCCCATTAGTTCTAAAGATTTAAAATATATTATAAGAGAGTTAATTAACAGAAGATTGATTATAAGAAAAAAAGATGGAAAACATGAAACATATGAACTAACACATGAATATCTAATAAATAAGATTAAAGAATGGCTTGACAAAGAACTATATAAGGTGAAAGAAGCTCAGGATATGTTGAGACAAGAAGAAAATAATTGGAAGAATTATAAAGGTATTATGGAGCAATATAAATACGAATTTATTAATGAATTGAAAGACAAACTAATTCTTGATAATTTTAAAAAAGGAGTATTATTAAGAACTTCTATTGAATACAGTACTGATGTAGATTATTGGACTGAGAGGAATTTGGATAATGCAAATGCAATTACTTTTGTTGAATCTGCGTTTAACCATAAGAATTTGGAAGTAGAGAGAAATGCTTGTGTTGTGATGATTCAATTTAATATTGAGGCTGAAGTAAGAACTAAAGTTATTGATGTCTTAAAAAAGATTGGAAATCCAAATGTAATATCTAAAATATTTGATATCTACCAAAAGCATAACAGAATTAGTAAGGCAGTTATTAAAAAAATAAAAGAAGTTATTGAATATAGAATTACAAAGAATATGGTATTTGTGAAGGAAAGTAATTTTATAATGGGACGAGATAAAAAAGAAATAAAAGAAATAATAAGAAAAGGAGCTCATAAGTCATGGTTCATAGGTGAATATCCAGAAAGAGAAGTATTTGTAAGTTCTTTTCTGATAGATAAATATCTTGTGACAAATGAAGAATATAGAGAATTTAATCAAAACCACATGTTTTCTAAAGGTCATGAGAAATGTCCTGTCACGAATATAAGTTGGTACGATGCCCAAAAATATGCTAAATGGATAGAGAAAGATATACCTACAGAAGAAGAATGGGAAAAAGCTGCAAGGGGAACAGATGGGAGATTATTCCCGTGGGGAAACGATTGGGATTCTATAAAATGCAATACACGATTGTCTGGTATTTCTGGGAAAACGGATGTTGATAAATATCCAAATGGTGTTAGTCCATATGGATGCTATGATATGTCAGGCAATGTTTGGGAATGGACTAATACTTGGAAAGAAAAGGATAAAACGATAATTGTAAAAGGTGGGGCATGGAGTAAATTTGAGATATTACCTTGGTGTTCTTATCGTTTCGACTATGAGGCAAACGAAGGGCAACAAAATGTAGGGTTTAGATGTGTTCGAAGAATAAAAAATCTAAAAGACTCAACCAAGGTATATTCTGCGGGAGGATTGATTTTGAAATATGAAAACAATGAGCTAAATGTCCTATTATGTGGAAATAAAAACCCGGCAGAGTGGAGAATACCTAAGGGAATGCTTAAAGAAAATGAAAATGTTGAAAAATGCGCAATAAGAGAAGTATTGGAAGAAACAGGTTATAAGTCAAAAATTATAGATTTCATTGACTTTACTACTTGGAGTTATGAGTATAATAATAAAATATGGGATGAAACGGTTTTCTTCTTTATATTAGAATTAGAATGTGAAAAGCTAAAAAAACATGATACAGAATTTAAGCACATTAAATGGTTTCCTATTAAAAGAGCTGTTGAAATTCTCTATTATAAGGAAGAACAAGAAATAGTAAAGAAAGCTTTAATGTTATATAAATATTTGTATAATGATAAGAAAAAAGATATACTGTGACAAAAGCAAGTACTCTTAAATATCTCTTACCACACCTTCGACAATCTAAAATTGATAATTTTATCTCTTTCACAGTGGGAGAGTGGAATAGAGACTTTAAGTCAATACTTTCAAAAATACAAAAAAATAAACTAGGCAACACTCTAATTATTCGAAGTTCAGCGGTTCTGGAAGACAATGCAACAGACACCCATGCAGGTATTTATAAAAGCATATTAAATATCTCAAGCAACAATGTAAAATTAATTACATCGGCAGTTAACAAAGTGATAGATTCTTTCTACCAAAAGAAAGATTTTAATCTCTCTAACGAAATTATTGTGCAACGCCAGTTGCTAAATCCCCTGATTAGTGGCGTTATTTTTACAAGAGATCCTAAAACAGATGCCCCTTATTATATTATCGAATACGATAATAAAAGTGGTCAAACTAATTTAGTCACAGGAGCTGGAAAGCGAAAACTTATTCGCATCGCACGATTTGCAAGTTCAAAAGTTATGTTTCCTTGGTCATGTATTCTATCCGCTGTTCAAGAAATTGAGATGTTTTTTCCTGAAAAGATTCTCGACATTGAATTTGCGATTGATCGCCGTAAAATAGTTCATATATTTCAAGTTCGTCTTTTGTTGTCGAATAGGGTATGTAGGAAAAATGATAAGGTTATAAAAAGTACATTAAACAAATTATCCCTATCAGTTTCTACTTGTAATCCTATAATATATTCAGACATGGCAGATTGGAATCCTATTGAGATGCTTGGTACCCGTCCAAATAAACTGGCGATATCTCTTTATCGTTTCCTCATAACAAAAGACACTTGGTATAAAGCTAGAACGAGCCTTGGATATACAGATTTAGAAACACAAGAACTCATGATAACTTTTGCAGGAAAACCATATATTGATATTAATGCAAGCTTATTTTCACTAACTCCTTCCTCATTACCAGCCAAAATACGGAATCGTTTAGTACGCTATCAAATCAATAAATTACGAGAAAAACCTTATCTTCATGACAAAATAGAATTTACTGTTGCATATTCATGTTCTGATGTTGTAATTTCCAAAAGAACACGGTTACTTTTTCGACATGGTTTTTCAAAACAAGAAATAATTCAAATTGAAGACTCATTAAATACGCTAACGCAAACATTGTTAAACAATGTCCCTAATTTAATAAAAGAAAGTAAAATTCTATTGAGTACATTGGCTTCAGATCGAAAAAAATATATAAAACAGCCTAATTTATCTTCGTTGAGATATTTGAATGAGTTGCTTTTATCTATTGAAAAGCTTCTTACTAATTGCAAAGATAAAGGATCCTACGTTTTTGCACGTCTTGCTAGAGTTGCGTTTATTGGGCATGCATTATTACGCCAACTTCTTTATCGTAAGGCAATAACTCCAGAACAATATGAAAAATTTTTTTCATCTATTGAAACTCAAGTATCTTTTGTCAGAAAAGATTTGTTCTGTGTGCATAAAAATATAATGCCTAAAAAAGATTTTCTTGAAAAATATGGGCATCTTCGTCCGGGTACATATGACATTACTGCCCCACGTTATGACCAGATACCTGATCTGATTTTTGGCAAAAGCAATGAACTATCTCCTTGTTGTTTGAAATTATTTCAACCCGATTCTGAAATGTTATCTAAAATAGAAAAAATATTTAGAGAAATAAATTTAAAAATAAATGGAGAGTTCTTCTTAGAAATGGTTAAGGAAGCAATAGAATGGCGTGAAAAAGCAAAGTTTGAATTTACGCATACTTTATCCGATGTTATTGAGTTAGTAGCAAAAGTTGGTAGTATCTTAGGTTTCACTAGAGCTCAATGTGCTTATTTGGACATTGAAAAAATACTTTCAAGTAATAATTTAGATGCTAATATTTCTAGGATTTCAAAAACATGGCAAATTAACATTGAGAAAAACAAACAAATCAAAGAAATAAATGATTATATATTATTGCCTTCACTCATCAGATCCAAAGATGATTTTCTGTTTGCAAAAACTCATGAATCAAGACCAAATTTCGTAACTTATAAAAAAATCGAAGCTTTTATTATAACACTTGATCGAGTTTTTTATCAAAATATTGAAAATTTAAAGGGACGGATAGCATTTATTGAAGCAGCTGATCCAGGGTATGACTGGATTTTCGCACAAGGAATTGTTGGATTGGTCACCAAATATGGAGGGATTGCTTCACATATGGCAATTAGGTGTTTGGAGTTGGAAATACCTGCTGCTATTGGGTGTGGAGAGATTATATATGAACATCTTAAAGAAGCTAAAATAATTTGTATAAATGCGGAAGAGGAAAAACTTTCAATTATTAATTGAATGAATTATTTTAATAAAGACCAATTTTGGACACACTGGTATATGAAACGTATTTATGATGCAATGGCCACAAGGGATCATATAAAAGCACAAACTATAGCTTTCCAATGGGCAGAAGCAATATGTGAAAAATATGGTTTAAACATTCCGAATGTCTGGAAGTTTTTTAAAAGAGATCTTGTTACAAAATGGTTTGGAAAAGAGGAATGCAAGAGACTCTCTCCAAATTGGTCTATAAAAGATATTCAAGAATATACTAAACTTTTTCCAGACAAATCTTTTAGATTATCAATATTTCCCAAAAACATAGCATGTCACGCAACTAACTATCATTTATCTTTAGAAGATAAAAAATCTTGGGATTTAATACTATTAAATATTGATAAATCTCTTAATGCAGAAATATTCTTAGATCGAAATCCTGATAGCATGTGTTTTAGAGCTTTTAATACATTAGGAGAATTTTACATTGAAGCTGGAATCGGACAAGCTATGTTTGTATTTGAAAAAGAGCAAGGGAAACATCCGATGGTGATTGCTACGTTAAATAACGAAAGATATTTTTTTATTGTTACAAAAATGCAAAACGAGTATAAAAATATCTCTTATGATATCAAAAGAAAATTACAACTTTTTATAAAATTACATGGGGACCTGATTAAAACAAAATGCGAACATTTAAGAAAAACTCTTGGGTTAGCTTATATATGTGTCGAAGGGTATTTTGACGCTTCTATTCCAAATATCATATCTATATGTGATATTGATTTACCACCAGACATTGCTTTTTTTATAAAGAAGCAAAAAACTAATTAAAGTAGGATATATCTAACAATATGAAACGGATTGCAGTTACAATGAATGTGAAAGATTCTGTATATAAAAATGATAGACTTAACCAAAACTATATAGAATATTTACAAAAACTTGATATACAACCAATTTTAATCCCCAATTCAATTTGTGATCCTATTGAGTATTGTAAGCAATTTAAAGTTAAGGGAATTATCCTTACGGGAGGCTCTGATATTTCTCGCTCCTTAGTAAATGCTCCCCCTAATCTACGAAGGGGCAAATCTAATGGGAGAGATTATGTAGAATGGAAGTTGTTAGAAATGGCGTTGACCAAGAAACTACCTGTATTGGGAATATGCCGTGGTATGCAATTCATCAATATATTTTTCGGTGGTGTTATTATTTACAATATTAAAAATATGATTAATAACACGATAAAACATGTTAGAAACAAACATCAGATAATTATTACAGATTCAAAATTCATTAAAACAATTGGTTCTGCTAATTTCACTGTAAATTCTTTTCATAATCATGGAATAATTAGGGATGTTGTTGCACCAGACCTTCATCCATTTGCGTTGTGTAGTCGGGATGATATAATAGAAGGAATATATCATCTAAAATATCCAATAATAGGTATACAATGGCATCCAGAACGTAATGGATCAACTTGTGAATATGATTTTAAACTGGTGCAAACATTTTTCTATAAAGGAAAATTCTGGTAAGATGAATAATGTAAAAGTTATTATATTAGCAGCCGGTCGTGGTTCTCGCATGAAAGATTTAACATTACATATGCCAAAATGTTTGCTAAAGTTCAACGGGGAAACTATACTTGAAACCCAAATAAATTTATATCGCCAAATGGGTATACAAAATATTGTAGTTGTTAAAGGTTATCTGGAACATCTTATAAAATTCAATGGTTTAAAATATTATATAGCACCTGAAGGTTTTAATATGCTTTATTCACTGTTTTGTGCCGAACCCGAACTTAATGGAGAAATCATTATTTCATATGGTGATATTATATTCGAAGAATATGTGGTTTCTAAAATTTTATCAGATAATCACGATATGTCCGTTGTAGTGGATATACAATGGGAAAGCTATTTTCGTGCTCGTTTTGGCAATCCCTATCTTGAAGCCGAGAGTTTAATATTTTCTTCAAATAATCAGATTATTGAGATCGGAAAACCTCATCCTTTACCTGAGGAGACTCAAGCGCAATATATTGGTCTCATAAAACTATCTGAAAATGGTTGTAGTATCTTTCGAAAAATCTACCATTTAGCAAGGATGTCCTATTCGGGAAAACCATGGCAGAGAGCAACGGTTTTTGAACGTGCATATATGACAGATATGCTACAAGCAGTAATCGATTCAGGTTACAAGATATATGGGGTTCCAATCTATCACGGATGGTTAGAATTTGATACCACAAATGACTATAAAAACTATTTGGAGTGGAAAGAGACTGGAAAACTTTTTTCTTTTTATAAAGCATCTCATTCTAAATAATTTTATTAAATAAGATAGAGTGTCTTTAAGTTAATAGTGCATTTTCAAGAAACAATCCTATAAATTTAATACTATCTCACAACTTTCCCAACACAAACTACTTATATCTTTATACCCGAAAATCCCGGAATCAACAACTGATTTTCATTCTTCCTGACTTTCTTCCCCACAAAATAAACCGGGTTAATCGTAAACAATTTGTTCTCAATAGTTTTTTCCCGTCTCTGTCCTACAGGATTTTTTGCATTCAGTTTTGACCATACCTCTCCAACTCCCTCCACATCAAGCCTTTCCACTAAAGCCTTTGCCATTGCCGTTGTCATATCCTCTCCGGATGTCATCGCAAGCAATCCTTCCTCTGAAAACTTGCCTTCAATAGCAAGGGATGCCTCAAGCTTTGAGCCCATAAGCTGCATTGCTCTTTCCTGCATAGTGTTTCCGTAGAAAAGATAGTGTATCTTTACGTCTTTATCCTGCCCGATTCTCCACGACCTTCGTGAAGCCTGTCTCAGGGTAAATATGCTGTATCCTGTCTGGTAAAATATCAGGCTCGGAAAGTCATAAAGGTCAAGCCCTGTCTGAACGAGCTTCGGATTGGCTATAATAACCTGAGTGCCTGCTTTAACCCTGTTCTCAATCCATTCTTCCCGTTCTTCTGGCTTTACAGTATATCTCATTATATCGGCTCTAATGCCCTCATCCAAAAGCAACTTTTGAACTCTTGGCATTATATCTTTAACCCCTGTATACTGGCAGTAGGTAAAGACCTTTCTATTGCCGGATAATTCCTGCTTTATTAAATCAATTAATTTGCTTTCTTTTTTATATATGTTATTTTTTGTAAGTTCTTTTGGCGTTACAATTACTTTACCGGTATCAGGATAAACTAATGGCTCGTTGTCAAATGGCCTGTCAGGATAGGATAAAAGTGCATTAAGATAAGTCCCAAGCAATGCCTTGCTTCCTCTGCTTAAAGCAGACTTTACCGCCGTAGAAAGCTTATCCTGAAGTTTATTATAAGCATCGGCAAGTTCCTCATCCATTTCTATCCGGGATACTTCCTCTGAAAGTTGCGGCAAGTCTGTGGCAATGTCTTCAAGGGAGATAAATACTGATTTGTTCAAGAGATGTTTTGAAAAAATCATCGGGGATATGCCCGGCTTTCTTTTTAACGTCGTGCTTCCTTTTTTGCCTTTTGAATAGGTATTGTCTTCGGGATAGCTTTTTGTTATTCTTTCAAGCACTCCGTATTTTGCCATCCATTTTGAAACACCGCTGTATTCTATGTCCTCTTCCTTGAGAGTCTCAGGAGAAAGCCTGTATAAAACGTAAAAAATATCATCTGCATAGCCTCCGAGCAACGTTCCGGTCAGGGCGATTGTTTTTCTGCACGCACTTGATAAAGATCCAAAAGAATTGCCCTGAGCAGTTGAGCCTCCTTTAAGCTCGTGAACTTCGTCCGCAATGAAGAAATCAAAATAGTTTTTGAGATAACGCTTTATGTAGTCAGACAATGGGAATCTTCTTATCTTGCTGTTATCTGCCTCCCATAAGGGGCTTTTGCATTCAGGACACCATCTTTTATTCCTGATTAAGTAATCCTTGCTTACAGGTATGCCATCCTTGTTCGCAATCTCTCCATCGCAATCAGGACAGATAAAACTTCCATTCTTGTATAATGTAGCAGGTTTCCATGCATAGCCTAATTTAGCACGCTCCTTGCTTACAATCATATATTCAGGAACTTTCGGCTTGGCATTCCTGTCAATGGTAAGAATATCTCCCAAATTCGTTATTATTTTTGCCTTTGCATCAGGGATTGTTTCCATAACCTCTCTTTGCCATTTTTTTACAAGATGTCCCGGGCACATAACAAGAGTTCTGGTGGGCTTTCCGTGATTGTCATAAACATAAGGGACGCTTGCCCCGACAAGGCTCTTGCCGCATCCCATTTCTCCCACAACAATCGCAGAATTATAATTGTAAAGCAGTTTCGTAATGCCCATAACAGCATCTCCCTGTGCCTGATAGGGCTTTCTTAGAAGATTGCCTATTCTGCTGTTCCACTTATCCCCTGGACTGAACAGAGGCTCTGCTTTCTGTTTAATCCTGTCGGCAAGCTCGTTGCCGTATGTTCTTAAATAATCAGTAATGTTTTCTATTCCTTCCAGCATTTTGACTAAAAACTTATTTCATTGTTTTTTACTCCTTCAGAAACGATTGAATCAAGTTTCTCTTCATCGGCATTAAGTCTTATTACTTTTTTCGTGCCTCGCAGCTCCTCAAGACAGTTTTCCTGTGCCAATCTTCTATACAGCCACAAAGACCATTCTGGAATCAGGGGGACGGAATAGCTTTTCTTGATGCTGTTGTATATTATTTCCGGAGTCTGCTTTTCATTATCGATATAAAGTAACTTATCTCCACGGGAGGAATTGAAAAAATTATCTGCAAGGACAATCTGATGCAATAAACCATTTCCTACTTTTGTGCTGAGAACTCTGTATTTCTCGGCATAGCCTTTACTGAGGGAAATGGGCTTCTCTGTTAAGATATCAACACTTTTCCATGACAGGAAAGCAGAGGTTATTGCCCTGACACTGCTGTCATATCCTGCAACGGATA is a window of bacterium DNA encoding:
- a CDS encoding gamma-glutamyl-gamma-aminobutyrate hydrolase family protein (Members of this family of hydrolases with an active site Cys residue belong to MEROPS family C26.) gives rise to the protein MKRIAVTMNVKDSVYKNDRLNQNYIEYLQKLDIQPILIPNSICDPIEYCKQFKVKGIILTGGSDISRSLVNAPPNLRRGKSNGRDYVEWKLLEMALTKKLPVLGICRGMQFINIFFGGVIIYNIKNMINNTIKHVRNKHQIIITDSKFIKTIGSANFTVNSFHNHGIIRDVVAPDLHPFALCSRDDIIEGIYHLKYPIIGIQWHPERNGSTCEYDFKLVQTFFYKGKFW
- a CDS encoding DEAD/DEAH box helicase, whose protein sequence is MLEGIENITDYLRTYGNELADRIKQKAEPLFSPGDKWNSRIGNLLRKPYQAQGDAVMGITKLLYNYNSAIVVGEMGCGKSLVGASVPYVYDNHGKPTRTLVMCPGHLVKKWQREVMETIPDAKAKIITNLGDILTIDRNAKPKVPEYMIVSKERAKLGYAWKPATLYKNGSFICPDCDGEIANKDGIPVSKDYLIRNKRWCPECKSPLWEADNSKIRRFPLSDYIKRYLKNYFDFFIADEVHELKGGSTAQGNSFGSLSSACRKTIALTGTLLGGYADDIFYVLYRLSPETLKEEDIEYSGVSKWMAKYGVLERITKSYPEDNTYSKGKKGSTTLKRKPGISPMIFSKHLLNKSVFISLEDIATDLPQLSEEVSRIEMDEELADAYNKLQDKLSTAVKSALSRGSKALLGTYLNALLSYPDRPFDNEPLVYPDTGKVIVTPKELTKNNIYKKESKLIDLIKQELSGNRKVFTYCQYTGVKDIMPRVQKLLLDEGIRADIMRYTVKPEEREEWIENRVKAGTQVIIANPKLVQTGLDLYDFPSLIFYQTGYSIFTLRQASRRSWRIGQDKDVKIHYLFYGNTMQERAMQLMGSKLEASLAIEGKFSEEGLLAMTSGEDMTTAMAKALVERLDVEGVGEVWSKLNAKNPVGQRREKTIENKLFTINPVYFVGKKVRKNENQLLIPGFSGIKI
- a CDS encoding phosphocholine cytidylyltransferase family protein produces the protein MNNVKVIILAAGRGSRMKDLTLHMPKCLLKFNGETILETQINLYRQMGIQNIVVVKGYLEHLIKFNGLKYYIAPEGFNMLYSLFCAEPELNGEIIISYGDIIFEEYVVSKILSDNHDMSVVVDIQWESYFRARFGNPYLEAESLIFSSNNQIIEIGKPHPLPEETQAQYIGLIKLSENGCSIFRKIYHLARMSYSGKPWQRATVFERAYMTDMLQAVIDSGYKIYGVPIYHGWLEFDTTNDYKNYLEWKETGKLFSFYKASHSK
- a CDS encoding PEP/pyruvate-binding domain-containing protein yields the protein MTKASTLKYLLPHLRQSKIDNFISFTVGEWNRDFKSILSKIQKNKLGNTLIIRSSAVLEDNATDTHAGIYKSILNISSNNVKLITSAVNKVIDSFYQKKDFNLSNEIIVQRQLLNPLISGVIFTRDPKTDAPYYIIEYDNKSGQTNLVTGAGKRKLIRIARFASSKVMFPWSCILSAVQEIEMFFPEKILDIEFAIDRRKIVHIFQVRLLLSNRVCRKNDKVIKSTLNKLSLSVSTCNPIIYSDMADWNPIEMLGTRPNKLAISLYRFLITKDTWYKARTSLGYTDLETQELMITFAGKPYIDINASLFSLTPSSLPAKIRNRLVRYQINKLREKPYLHDKIEFTVAYSCSDVVISKRTRLLFRHGFSKQEIIQIEDSLNTLTQTLLNNVPNLIKESKILLSTLASDRKKYIKQPNLSSLRYLNELLLSIEKLLTNCKDKGSYVFARLARVAFIGHALLRQLLYRKAITPEQYEKFFSSIETQVSFVRKDLFCVHKNIMPKKDFLEKYGHLRPGTYDITAPRYDQIPDLIFGKSNELSPCCLKLFQPDSEMLSKIEKIFREINLKINGEFFLEMVKEAIEWREKAKFEFTHTLSDVIELVAKVGSILGFTRAQCAYLDIEKILSSNNLDANISRISKTWQINIEKNKQIKEINDYILLPSLIRSKDDFLFAKTHESRPNFVTYKKIEAFIITLDRVFYQNIENLKGRIAFIEAADPGYDWIFAQGIVGLVTKYGGIASHMAIRCLELEIPAAIGCGEIIYEHLKEAKIICINAEEEKLSIIN